A single Musa acuminata AAA Group cultivar baxijiao chromosome BXJ2-1, Cavendish_Baxijiao_AAA, whole genome shotgun sequence DNA region contains:
- the LOC135580827 gene encoding uncharacterized protein LOC135580827 isoform X3 translates to MVSTAGVDDEETQVLDLDSAAPGEVPVLYGETQALDGSDGSDGEGDRGIDERGETQLLDEDEETAAVDSGGEGTDRTEVLSDDEGVSNDDATHYGDREDGGNVDSRPELRVFGGEKLCLAEDKKDNLVDSGALTDGGDGDDDDDRNAGLSYIDSQEPSDLSQANALEIVDKFLSISDVGSSQEIIKVETDILKSPLVFATKGVQLLAEKTDCRSPVGKPGIFDWNDSIEDEGGGELFSKRKDSFFERSCGARKTRSHPPKSRLAISGTTRDAVDKSGELGDNLKIYDKGTVLVNSDSRLMIPNPVISERFRISEANIRKNLFKDAKGESKIESLEHQLDATEVEGSLDGIHNVVPDTQLAAEALEALVHESLVNAEKEETRDTFTGNLTSNSDKSPIMKTASSKNVSLPKWTSVNDSQVVMTRSKKRKMLSTELRGSLNLPRVWSSSRMKNSLEDTTAKRQAKRGKAKLDGQADMSFISGHDSSMSTKKTKTQAKDDRHLDEKQKQHHNILVERHPARCARYSKSTKLLKQNEALPHGGKDPNESVNKNALRSVESPDNHVTDKGCPSAGLDLATEVKYRATHAKFLNGAPLGEELQTFSLTKDGCHCPKRRRTSRVNSGNLNDNLNKASAMSDAGASETIGRSSEQVGKRKIFIRSVTDILNKVKRKKRSIFTYASLETDREPSSTTLVRIIRGMQSSLRSPLLEPLSNEDTKESARKHLLCPVTPRNASTLSAEKAEQPKLCSKYVEDAAANNRLYRSLKAKGQPNDLACTTPSRDKNAVSPIYTARYPPRSCNKSVSASSVASMLKDMRRRKDMSSVRVLFSNHLAEDTIKHQKKILARLGLPTASSISDATHFVTDEFVRTQNMLEAIAMGKPVVTPMWLESCGQASCFMDEKYYILRDSKKERKIGFNMPVSLARACQQPLLQGKRVFVTANVKPNRELIASLVKASHGQAIKRIGRSALKQGKAPDELLVISCEEDYSICMPLLEKGTGIFSSELLLNGIVIQKLEYERHRLFSDHIKQTRSTIRMRLYGGNQFLPVTKCA, encoded by the exons ATGGTTTCCACCGCCGGCGTCGACGACGAGGAGACCCAGGTTTTGGACCTTGATTCTGCGGCACCCG GGGAAGTCCCGGTTCTATACGGTGAGACCCAAGCCTTAGATGGATCGGATGGTTCTGATGGCGAGGGCGATAGGGGGATTGATGAGCGGGGAGAGACGCAATTGTTGGATGAAGATGAAGAAACGGCTGCTGTTGACAGCGGTGGCGAAGGGACGGATAGGACCGAGGTGCTTAGCGATGATGAGGGAGTGTCGAATGATGATGCTACTCACTATGGAGATCGAGAAGATGGTGGAAATGTCGACTCCAGACCGGAGTTACGGGTGTTTGGAGGAGAAAAATTATGCTTGGCGGAGGATAAGAAAGATAATTTGGTTGATTCTGGTGCTTTGACCGATGgtggtgatggtgatgatgatgatgataggaaTGCAG GATTAAGCTACATTGATTCTCAGGAACCTAGTGATCTATCTCAAGCAAATGCATTGGAAATTGTAGACAAATTTCTTTCGATCAGTGATGTGGGGTCCTCTCAAGAGATCATAAAGGTGGAAACTGATATTTTGAAGTCCCCTCTTGTATTTGCTACAAAGGGAGTTCAACTGTTGGCTGAAAAGACTGATTGTAGAAGTCCAGTTGGAAAGCCAGGAATTTTTGACTGGAACGACAGTATTGAAGATGAAGGAGGAGGTGAACTCTTCAGTAAAAGAAAGGATTCCTTCTTTGAAAGATCATGTGGTGCACGGAAAACTCGAAGCCATCCCCCAAAGTCTCGACTTGCAATCTCTGGTACAACCAGAGATGCAGTTGATAAGAGTGGAGAGCTAGGTGATAACTTAAAAATATATGACAAAGGAACTGTTTTAGTTAATTCAGATTCGAGGCTAATGATACCAAATCCTGTAATAAGTGAGAGGTTTCGTATATCTGAAGCAAATATAAGGAAGAATCTTTTCAAGGATGCAAAAggtgaatcaaaaatagaatctTTAGAGCATCAACTGGATGCAACTGAAGTGGAAGGAAGTTTAGATGGTATACACAATGTTGTTCCTGATACTCAATTGGCAGCTGAGGCTTTGGAAGCCTTAGTCCATGAATCTCTAGTTAATGCGGAAAAGGAGGAGACCAGGGATACTTTTACTGGAAATTTGACTTCGAATTCTGACAAAAGCCCAATCATGAAGACAGCTTCTTCAAAGAACGTTTCACTGCCAAAGTGGACTTCTGTTAATGATTCACAAGTAGTTATGACACGTTCTAAAAAGAGAAAGATGCTCTCTACAGAATTGAGGGGAAGTCTAAATTTACCTCGAGTTTGGTCTAGTTCAAGAATGAAAAACAGTTTGGAGGATACAACTGCTAAACGGCAAGCAAAGAGGGGAAAGGCTAAACTAGATGGGCAAGCAGATATGAGTTTTATCAGTGGACATGATTCTTCTATGTCCACCAAGAAGACAAAGACACAAGCAAAGGATGACAgacatttggatgaaaaacaaaAGCAACATCATAATATCTTGGTGGAGAGACATCCTGCACGTTGTGCTAGGTATTCCAAAAGCACCAAGTTATTGAAACAGAATGAGGCTTTACCTCATGGTGGGAAGGATCCAAATGAGTCAGTAAATAAAAATGCTTTAAGATCTGTAGAATCTCCAGATAATCATGTGACTGATAAAGGTTGTCCTAGTGCAGGTTTAGATCTAGCTACAGAAGTAAAGTATCGTGCAACTCATGCTAAGTTTCTGAATGGTGCTCCTCTTGGAGAAGAGCTTCAAACTTTTTCTCTAACAAAAGATGGCTGTCACTGCCCTAAGCGGAGGAGAACTAGTCGGGTTAATTCTGGAAACTTGAATGATAACTTGAATAAAGCATCAGCTATGTCGGATGCTGGTGCATCAGAGACAATTGGGCGATCGTCCGAACAAGTAGGGAAAAGAAAGATCTTCATCAGAAGTGTAACAGATATCCTAAATAAGGTTAAGCGGAAAAAAAGATCTATTTTTACATATGCATCACTGGAAACTGACAGAGAGCCTTCTAGTACCACATTGGTAAGAATTATACGTGGTATGCAATCATCACTTAGGTCCCCTTTGCTTGAACCACTTTCAAATGAGGATACCAAGGAATCGGCGAGGAAACATTTGCTTTGCCCTGTTACACCAAGAAATGCTAGTACTCTTTCTGCTGAAAAAGCAGAACAGCCCAAGTTATGTTCTAAATATGTTGAAGATGCAGCAGCAAATAACAGATTATATAGGTCGCTGAAAGCAAAAGGTCAACCGAATGATTTAGCATGTACAACACCATCTAGGGATAAGAATGCTGTGTCACCTATTTATACAGCTCGGTATCCTCCAAGATCTTGCAATAAATCTGTATCAGCATCTTCAGTTGCTAGTATGCTGAAAGACATGCGGAGGCGAAAAGATATGTCTAGTGTTCGTGTTTTATTTAGTAATCATTTAGCTGAGGATACTATCAAGCATCAGAAGAAG ATTTTGGCACGCCTAGGACTTCCGACTGCATCTTCAATTTCAGATGCAACTCACTTTGTCACAGATGAATTTGTTCGCACACAGAACATGCTCGAAGCAATTGCGATGGGTAAACCCGTGGTAACACCTATGTGGCTTGAAAGCTGTGGACAGGCAAGTTGCTTTATGGATGAGAAATATTACATACTGAGAGATTCTAAGAAGGAGAGAAAGATAGGATTCAACATGCCTGTTTCACTGGCTCGTGCATGCCAACAACCTCTTTTGCAG GGTAAAAGAGTGTTTGTAACAGCAAATGTCAAACCTAACAGAGAACTTATTGCAAGCTTGGTTAAGGCATCTCATGGTCAG GCAATCAAGAGAATTGGGAGATCTGCATTGAAGCAAGGTAAAGCACCGGATGAGCTTTTGGTTATATCTTGTGAAGAAGATTACTCTATCTGCATGCCTCTCCTTGAGAAAG GAACTGGTATTTTCAGCTCGGAGCTTTTACTCAATGGTATAGTCATCCAGAAGCTAGAATATGAGAG GCATCGGCTCTTCTCGGACCACATTAAACAGACCCGATCAACAATACGGATGAGACTCTATGGTGGCAACCAATTTCTTCCTGTGACCAAATGTGCGTAG
- the LOC135580827 gene encoding uncharacterized protein LOC135580827 isoform X1: MVSTAGVDDEETQVLDLDSAAPGEVPVLYGETQALDGSDGSDGEGDRGIDERGETQLLDEDEETAAVDSGGEGTDRTEVLSDDEGVSNDDATHYGDREDGGNVDSRPELRVFGGEKLCLAEDKKDNLVDSGALTDGGDGDDDDDRNAGSKMRSCSVVPVAAMCSSGLAAAQYLVSRRLENVFRPFNNGMHSEMENCAVDEQIDLAGIGINNWKNRGNDISSLSNTVDKLDLDHEMAGIQRSNQNYCIDDTKSRCCNMRVKRLFKEFLPSENHKSTSKDDSTLSKVDYSHLLTTDYALAGLSYIDSQEPSDLSQANALEIVDKFLSISDVGSSQEIIKVETDILKSPLVFATKGVQLLAEKTDCRSPVGKPGIFDWNDSIEDEGGGELFSKRKDSFFERSCGARKTRSHPPKSRLAISGTTRDAVDKSGELGDNLKIYDKGTVLVNSDSRLMIPNPVISERFRISEANIRKNLFKDAKGESKIESLEHQLDATEVEGSLDGIHNVVPDTQLAAEALEALVHESLVNAEKEETRDTFTGNLTSNSDKSPIMKTASSKNVSLPKWTSVNDSQVVMTRSKKRKMLSTELRGSLNLPRVWSSSRMKNSLEDTTAKRQAKRGKAKLDGQADMSFISGHDSSMSTKKTKTQAKDDRHLDEKQKQHHNILVERHPARCARYSKSTKLLKQNEALPHGGKDPNESVNKNALRSVESPDNHVTDKGCPSAGLDLATEVKYRATHAKFLNGAPLGEELQTFSLTKDGCHCPKRRRTSRVNSGNLNDNLNKASAMSDAGASETIGRSSEQVGKRKIFIRSVTDILNKVKRKKRSIFTYASLETDREPSSTTLVRIIRGMQSSLRSPLLEPLSNEDTKESARKHLLCPVTPRNASTLSAEKAEQPKLCSKYVEDAAANNRLYRSLKAKGQPNDLACTTPSRDKNAVSPIYTARYPPRSCNKSVSASSVASMLKDMRRRKDMSSVRVLFSNHLAEDTIKHQKKILARLGLPTASSISDATHFVTDEFVRTQNMLEAIAMGKPVVTPMWLESCGQASCFMDEKYYILRDSKKERKIGFNMPVSLARACQQPLLQGKRVFVTANVKPNRELIASLVKASHGQAIKRIGRSALKQGKAPDELLVISCEEDYSICMPLLEKGTGIFSSELLLNGIVIQKLEYERHRLFSDHIKQTRSTIRMRLYGGNQFLPVTKCA, from the exons ATGGTTTCCACCGCCGGCGTCGACGACGAGGAGACCCAGGTTTTGGACCTTGATTCTGCGGCACCCG GGGAAGTCCCGGTTCTATACGGTGAGACCCAAGCCTTAGATGGATCGGATGGTTCTGATGGCGAGGGCGATAGGGGGATTGATGAGCGGGGAGAGACGCAATTGTTGGATGAAGATGAAGAAACGGCTGCTGTTGACAGCGGTGGCGAAGGGACGGATAGGACCGAGGTGCTTAGCGATGATGAGGGAGTGTCGAATGATGATGCTACTCACTATGGAGATCGAGAAGATGGTGGAAATGTCGACTCCAGACCGGAGTTACGGGTGTTTGGAGGAGAAAAATTATGCTTGGCGGAGGATAAGAAAGATAATTTGGTTGATTCTGGTGCTTTGACCGATGgtggtgatggtgatgatgatgatgataggaaTGCAG GATCAAAAATGAGGAGCTGTAGTGTAGTTCCTGTGGCAGCAATGTGTTCATCCGGTCTTGCTGCAGCTCAATACCTTGTTTCTAGGAGACTTGAGAATGTGTTCAGACCTTTTAACAATGGAATGCATAGTGAAATGGAAAACTGTGCTGTAGATGAACAGATAGATTTGGCAGGAATTGGTATAAATAATTGGAAAAATAGGGGAAACGACATCTCCTCTCTCAGCAATACAGTTGATAAATTAGACCTGGACCATGAAATGGCAGGCATTCAGAGGTCTAACCAGAATTACTGTATTGATGATACTAAGAGTAGATGTTGCAACATGAGGGTAAAAAGGCTTTTTAAAGAGTTCTTACCTTCTGAAAACCATAAAAGCACAAGCAAGGATGACAGCACCTTATCCAAGGTGGACTATTCTCATTTACTAACGACTGATTATGCTCTTGCAGGATTAAGCTACATTGATTCTCAGGAACCTAGTGATCTATCTCAAGCAAATGCATTGGAAATTGTAGACAAATTTCTTTCGATCAGTGATGTGGGGTCCTCTCAAGAGATCATAAAGGTGGAAACTGATATTTTGAAGTCCCCTCTTGTATTTGCTACAAAGGGAGTTCAACTGTTGGCTGAAAAGACTGATTGTAGAAGTCCAGTTGGAAAGCCAGGAATTTTTGACTGGAACGACAGTATTGAAGATGAAGGAGGAGGTGAACTCTTCAGTAAAAGAAAGGATTCCTTCTTTGAAAGATCATGTGGTGCACGGAAAACTCGAAGCCATCCCCCAAAGTCTCGACTTGCAATCTCTGGTACAACCAGAGATGCAGTTGATAAGAGTGGAGAGCTAGGTGATAACTTAAAAATATATGACAAAGGAACTGTTTTAGTTAATTCAGATTCGAGGCTAATGATACCAAATCCTGTAATAAGTGAGAGGTTTCGTATATCTGAAGCAAATATAAGGAAGAATCTTTTCAAGGATGCAAAAggtgaatcaaaaatagaatctTTAGAGCATCAACTGGATGCAACTGAAGTGGAAGGAAGTTTAGATGGTATACACAATGTTGTTCCTGATACTCAATTGGCAGCTGAGGCTTTGGAAGCCTTAGTCCATGAATCTCTAGTTAATGCGGAAAAGGAGGAGACCAGGGATACTTTTACTGGAAATTTGACTTCGAATTCTGACAAAAGCCCAATCATGAAGACAGCTTCTTCAAAGAACGTTTCACTGCCAAAGTGGACTTCTGTTAATGATTCACAAGTAGTTATGACACGTTCTAAAAAGAGAAAGATGCTCTCTACAGAATTGAGGGGAAGTCTAAATTTACCTCGAGTTTGGTCTAGTTCAAGAATGAAAAACAGTTTGGAGGATACAACTGCTAAACGGCAAGCAAAGAGGGGAAAGGCTAAACTAGATGGGCAAGCAGATATGAGTTTTATCAGTGGACATGATTCTTCTATGTCCACCAAGAAGACAAAGACACAAGCAAAGGATGACAgacatttggatgaaaaacaaaAGCAACATCATAATATCTTGGTGGAGAGACATCCTGCACGTTGTGCTAGGTATTCCAAAAGCACCAAGTTATTGAAACAGAATGAGGCTTTACCTCATGGTGGGAAGGATCCAAATGAGTCAGTAAATAAAAATGCTTTAAGATCTGTAGAATCTCCAGATAATCATGTGACTGATAAAGGTTGTCCTAGTGCAGGTTTAGATCTAGCTACAGAAGTAAAGTATCGTGCAACTCATGCTAAGTTTCTGAATGGTGCTCCTCTTGGAGAAGAGCTTCAAACTTTTTCTCTAACAAAAGATGGCTGTCACTGCCCTAAGCGGAGGAGAACTAGTCGGGTTAATTCTGGAAACTTGAATGATAACTTGAATAAAGCATCAGCTATGTCGGATGCTGGTGCATCAGAGACAATTGGGCGATCGTCCGAACAAGTAGGGAAAAGAAAGATCTTCATCAGAAGTGTAACAGATATCCTAAATAAGGTTAAGCGGAAAAAAAGATCTATTTTTACATATGCATCACTGGAAACTGACAGAGAGCCTTCTAGTACCACATTGGTAAGAATTATACGTGGTATGCAATCATCACTTAGGTCCCCTTTGCTTGAACCACTTTCAAATGAGGATACCAAGGAATCGGCGAGGAAACATTTGCTTTGCCCTGTTACACCAAGAAATGCTAGTACTCTTTCTGCTGAAAAAGCAGAACAGCCCAAGTTATGTTCTAAATATGTTGAAGATGCAGCAGCAAATAACAGATTATATAGGTCGCTGAAAGCAAAAGGTCAACCGAATGATTTAGCATGTACAACACCATCTAGGGATAAGAATGCTGTGTCACCTATTTATACAGCTCGGTATCCTCCAAGATCTTGCAATAAATCTGTATCAGCATCTTCAGTTGCTAGTATGCTGAAAGACATGCGGAGGCGAAAAGATATGTCTAGTGTTCGTGTTTTATTTAGTAATCATTTAGCTGAGGATACTATCAAGCATCAGAAGAAG ATTTTGGCACGCCTAGGACTTCCGACTGCATCTTCAATTTCAGATGCAACTCACTTTGTCACAGATGAATTTGTTCGCACACAGAACATGCTCGAAGCAATTGCGATGGGTAAACCCGTGGTAACACCTATGTGGCTTGAAAGCTGTGGACAGGCAAGTTGCTTTATGGATGAGAAATATTACATACTGAGAGATTCTAAGAAGGAGAGAAAGATAGGATTCAACATGCCTGTTTCACTGGCTCGTGCATGCCAACAACCTCTTTTGCAG GGTAAAAGAGTGTTTGTAACAGCAAATGTCAAACCTAACAGAGAACTTATTGCAAGCTTGGTTAAGGCATCTCATGGTCAG GCAATCAAGAGAATTGGGAGATCTGCATTGAAGCAAGGTAAAGCACCGGATGAGCTTTTGGTTATATCTTGTGAAGAAGATTACTCTATCTGCATGCCTCTCCTTGAGAAAG GAACTGGTATTTTCAGCTCGGAGCTTTTACTCAATGGTATAGTCATCCAGAAGCTAGAATATGAGAG GCATCGGCTCTTCTCGGACCACATTAAACAGACCCGATCAACAATACGGATGAGACTCTATGGTGGCAACCAATTTCTTCCTGTGACCAAATGTGCGTAG
- the LOC135580827 gene encoding uncharacterized protein LOC135580827 isoform X2 has product MVSTAGVDDEETQVLDLDSAAPGEVPVLYGETQALDGSDGSDGEGDRGIDERGETQLLDEDEETAAVDSGGEGTDRTEVLSDDEGVSNDDATHYGDREDGGNVDSRPELRVFGGEKLCLAEDKKDNLVDSGALTDGGDGDDDDDRNAGSKMRSCSVVPVAAMCSSGLAAAQYLVSRRLENVFRPFNNGMHSEMENCAVDEQIDLAGIGINNWKNRGNDISSLSNTVDKLDLDHEMAGIQRSNQNYCIDDTKSRCCNMRVKRLFKEFLPSENHKSTSKDDSTLSKVDYSHLLTTDYALAGLSYIDSQEPSDLSQANALEIVDKFLSISDVGSSQEIIKVETDILKSPLVFATKGVQLLAEKTDCRSPVGKPGIFDWNDSIEDEGGGELFSKRKDSFFERSCGARKTRSHPPKSRLAISGTTRDAVDKSGELGDNLKIYDKGTVLVNSDSRLMIPNPVISERFRISEANIRKNLFKDAKGESKIESLEHQLDATEVEGSLDGIHNVVPDTQLAAEALEALVHESLVNAEKEETRDTFTGNLTSNSDKSPIMKTASSKNVSLPKWTSVNDSQVVMTRSKKRKMLSTELRGSLNLPRVWSSSRMKNSLEDTTAKRQAKRGKAKLDGQADMSFISGHDSSMSTKKTKTQAKDDRHLDEKQKQHHNILVERHPARCARYSKSTKLLKQNEALPHGGKDPNESVNKNALRSVESPDNHVTDKGCPSAGLDLATEVKYRATHAKFLNGAPLGEELQTFSLTKDGCHCPKRRRTSRVNSGNLNDNLNKASAMSDAGASETIGRSSEQVGKRKIFIRSVTDILNKVKRKKRSIFTYASLETDREPSSTTLVRIIRGMQSSLRSPLLEPLSNEDTKESARKHLLCPVTPRNASTLSAEKAEQPKLCSKYVEDAAANNRLYRSLKAKGQPNDLACTTPSRDKNAVSPIYTARYPPRSCNKSVSASSVASMLKDMRRRKDMSSVRVLFSNHLAEDTIKHQKKILARLGLPTASSISDATHFVTDEFVRTQNMLEAIAMGKPVVTPMWLESCGQASCFMDEKYYILRDSKKERKIGFNMPVSLARACQQPLLQGKRVFVTANVKPNRELIASLVKASHGQLMRWYAECSCVIRTLASIRLFCQSALQILGVV; this is encoded by the exons ATGGTTTCCACCGCCGGCGTCGACGACGAGGAGACCCAGGTTTTGGACCTTGATTCTGCGGCACCCG GGGAAGTCCCGGTTCTATACGGTGAGACCCAAGCCTTAGATGGATCGGATGGTTCTGATGGCGAGGGCGATAGGGGGATTGATGAGCGGGGAGAGACGCAATTGTTGGATGAAGATGAAGAAACGGCTGCTGTTGACAGCGGTGGCGAAGGGACGGATAGGACCGAGGTGCTTAGCGATGATGAGGGAGTGTCGAATGATGATGCTACTCACTATGGAGATCGAGAAGATGGTGGAAATGTCGACTCCAGACCGGAGTTACGGGTGTTTGGAGGAGAAAAATTATGCTTGGCGGAGGATAAGAAAGATAATTTGGTTGATTCTGGTGCTTTGACCGATGgtggtgatggtgatgatgatgatgataggaaTGCAG GATCAAAAATGAGGAGCTGTAGTGTAGTTCCTGTGGCAGCAATGTGTTCATCCGGTCTTGCTGCAGCTCAATACCTTGTTTCTAGGAGACTTGAGAATGTGTTCAGACCTTTTAACAATGGAATGCATAGTGAAATGGAAAACTGTGCTGTAGATGAACAGATAGATTTGGCAGGAATTGGTATAAATAATTGGAAAAATAGGGGAAACGACATCTCCTCTCTCAGCAATACAGTTGATAAATTAGACCTGGACCATGAAATGGCAGGCATTCAGAGGTCTAACCAGAATTACTGTATTGATGATACTAAGAGTAGATGTTGCAACATGAGGGTAAAAAGGCTTTTTAAAGAGTTCTTACCTTCTGAAAACCATAAAAGCACAAGCAAGGATGACAGCACCTTATCCAAGGTGGACTATTCTCATTTACTAACGACTGATTATGCTCTTGCAGGATTAAGCTACATTGATTCTCAGGAACCTAGTGATCTATCTCAAGCAAATGCATTGGAAATTGTAGACAAATTTCTTTCGATCAGTGATGTGGGGTCCTCTCAAGAGATCATAAAGGTGGAAACTGATATTTTGAAGTCCCCTCTTGTATTTGCTACAAAGGGAGTTCAACTGTTGGCTGAAAAGACTGATTGTAGAAGTCCAGTTGGAAAGCCAGGAATTTTTGACTGGAACGACAGTATTGAAGATGAAGGAGGAGGTGAACTCTTCAGTAAAAGAAAGGATTCCTTCTTTGAAAGATCATGTGGTGCACGGAAAACTCGAAGCCATCCCCCAAAGTCTCGACTTGCAATCTCTGGTACAACCAGAGATGCAGTTGATAAGAGTGGAGAGCTAGGTGATAACTTAAAAATATATGACAAAGGAACTGTTTTAGTTAATTCAGATTCGAGGCTAATGATACCAAATCCTGTAATAAGTGAGAGGTTTCGTATATCTGAAGCAAATATAAGGAAGAATCTTTTCAAGGATGCAAAAggtgaatcaaaaatagaatctTTAGAGCATCAACTGGATGCAACTGAAGTGGAAGGAAGTTTAGATGGTATACACAATGTTGTTCCTGATACTCAATTGGCAGCTGAGGCTTTGGAAGCCTTAGTCCATGAATCTCTAGTTAATGCGGAAAAGGAGGAGACCAGGGATACTTTTACTGGAAATTTGACTTCGAATTCTGACAAAAGCCCAATCATGAAGACAGCTTCTTCAAAGAACGTTTCACTGCCAAAGTGGACTTCTGTTAATGATTCACAAGTAGTTATGACACGTTCTAAAAAGAGAAAGATGCTCTCTACAGAATTGAGGGGAAGTCTAAATTTACCTCGAGTTTGGTCTAGTTCAAGAATGAAAAACAGTTTGGAGGATACAACTGCTAAACGGCAAGCAAAGAGGGGAAAGGCTAAACTAGATGGGCAAGCAGATATGAGTTTTATCAGTGGACATGATTCTTCTATGTCCACCAAGAAGACAAAGACACAAGCAAAGGATGACAgacatttggatgaaaaacaaaAGCAACATCATAATATCTTGGTGGAGAGACATCCTGCACGTTGTGCTAGGTATTCCAAAAGCACCAAGTTATTGAAACAGAATGAGGCTTTACCTCATGGTGGGAAGGATCCAAATGAGTCAGTAAATAAAAATGCTTTAAGATCTGTAGAATCTCCAGATAATCATGTGACTGATAAAGGTTGTCCTAGTGCAGGTTTAGATCTAGCTACAGAAGTAAAGTATCGTGCAACTCATGCTAAGTTTCTGAATGGTGCTCCTCTTGGAGAAGAGCTTCAAACTTTTTCTCTAACAAAAGATGGCTGTCACTGCCCTAAGCGGAGGAGAACTAGTCGGGTTAATTCTGGAAACTTGAATGATAACTTGAATAAAGCATCAGCTATGTCGGATGCTGGTGCATCAGAGACAATTGGGCGATCGTCCGAACAAGTAGGGAAAAGAAAGATCTTCATCAGAAGTGTAACAGATATCCTAAATAAGGTTAAGCGGAAAAAAAGATCTATTTTTACATATGCATCACTGGAAACTGACAGAGAGCCTTCTAGTACCACATTGGTAAGAATTATACGTGGTATGCAATCATCACTTAGGTCCCCTTTGCTTGAACCACTTTCAAATGAGGATACCAAGGAATCGGCGAGGAAACATTTGCTTTGCCCTGTTACACCAAGAAATGCTAGTACTCTTTCTGCTGAAAAAGCAGAACAGCCCAAGTTATGTTCTAAATATGTTGAAGATGCAGCAGCAAATAACAGATTATATAGGTCGCTGAAAGCAAAAGGTCAACCGAATGATTTAGCATGTACAACACCATCTAGGGATAAGAATGCTGTGTCACCTATTTATACAGCTCGGTATCCTCCAAGATCTTGCAATAAATCTGTATCAGCATCTTCAGTTGCTAGTATGCTGAAAGACATGCGGAGGCGAAAAGATATGTCTAGTGTTCGTGTTTTATTTAGTAATCATTTAGCTGAGGATACTATCAAGCATCAGAAGAAG ATTTTGGCACGCCTAGGACTTCCGACTGCATCTTCAATTTCAGATGCAACTCACTTTGTCACAGATGAATTTGTTCGCACACAGAACATGCTCGAAGCAATTGCGATGGGTAAACCCGTGGTAACACCTATGTGGCTTGAAAGCTGTGGACAGGCAAGTTGCTTTATGGATGAGAAATATTACATACTGAGAGATTCTAAGAAGGAGAGAAAGATAGGATTCAACATGCCTGTTTCACTGGCTCGTGCATGCCAACAACCTCTTTTGCAG GGTAAAAGAGTGTTTGTAACAGCAAATGTCAAACCTAACAGAGAACTTATTGCAAGCTTGGTTAAGGCATCTCATGGTCAG TTGATGCGATGGTATGCAGAATGCAGCTGCGTCATCAGGACACTGGCAAGTATACGTTTGTTCTGTCAATCAGCTTTGCAGATCTTGGGGGTAGTCTAA